The following coding sequences lie in one Megalodesulfovibrio gigas DSM 1382 = ATCC 19364 genomic window:
- the dut gene encoding dUTP diphosphatase: MSLAASVPQLRLTLTPQGVLQYGPAGPRPATTGSAGMDLRACIDAPATLMPGERRAMPAGMAMELTESGLAGFVFSRSGLGAKDGLVVAQGVGVIDPDYRGEIVVFLLNTSQEPRTVSPGDRIAQLVVMPVRLPEIAVVDALNETSRGDGGFGHTGTR; the protein is encoded by the coding sequence ATGTCCTTGGCCGCTTCTGTCCCCCAGCTCAGGCTGACCCTCACCCCCCAAGGCGTGCTGCAGTACGGTCCCGCCGGCCCCAGGCCGGCCACGACCGGCAGTGCCGGCATGGACTTGCGGGCCTGCATCGATGCCCCCGCCACCCTCATGCCTGGAGAGCGACGAGCCATGCCGGCCGGCATGGCCATGGAGCTGACCGAGTCCGGCCTGGCCGGCTTTGTCTTCTCCCGTTCCGGCCTGGGCGCCAAGGACGGTCTTGTGGTGGCCCAGGGCGTGGGGGTGATCGATCCGGACTATCGCGGCGAGATTGTGGTGTTTTTGCTCAACACCTCCCAGGAGCCGCGCACTGTTTCGCCCGGGGATCGCATTGCCCAACTGGTGGTCATGCCGGTCCGGCTGCCGGAGATTGCGGTGGTGGATGCATTGAATGAGACGTCCCGCGGTGACGGTGGCTTCGGCCACACCGGCACGCGGTAA
- a CDS encoding aspartate aminotransferase family protein: MDARFSTLKAREQAAVCRTYGRYPLEIASAKDCRLYDFEGKAYVDLLAGVAVVNCGHAREDLAQAAYDQMLRLVHTSNLCYTQEQVRLAEVLTRLSGLGKAFFCNSGAEANEAAVKLARRYMRTVKSRDAYEIITLEGSFHGRTLGMIAATGQGKVKEHFQPLPEGFVTVPWEDLTAMEAAISERTAGIMVEVVQGEGGVRPATREYLHGVQALCRKHDILFLIDEIQTGLGRTGRLFGFQHHDLQPDLVTMAKGLANGLPMGALLATDEAASGFAPGSHATTFGGGPVVSVVALKVLEILEKERLVERSAKLGERFKARFLEIRDRLPDKIAQVRGLGLMLGIELTAPAGPVWTKLLEAGFLCNVTQDKVLRLLPPLTITEADLEAFAKALEEALTDV; this comes from the coding sequence ATGGATGCACGCTTCAGCACCCTGAAGGCCCGGGAGCAGGCGGCCGTTTGCCGCACATACGGCCGGTATCCTTTGGAAATCGCTTCCGCAAAAGACTGCCGCCTGTACGACTTCGAGGGCAAGGCCTATGTGGATCTGCTGGCCGGCGTGGCCGTGGTCAACTGCGGGCATGCCCGCGAGGACCTGGCCCAGGCCGCCTATGATCAGATGCTGCGCCTGGTGCATACCTCCAACCTCTGCTACACTCAGGAGCAGGTGCGTCTGGCCGAGGTGCTCACCCGCCTTTCCGGCCTGGGCAAGGCCTTCTTCTGCAATTCCGGGGCAGAAGCCAACGAAGCCGCGGTGAAGCTGGCCCGGCGCTACATGCGCACCGTGAAATCGCGGGATGCCTACGAAATCATCACCCTGGAAGGCTCTTTCCATGGCCGGACCCTGGGCATGATCGCCGCCACGGGCCAGGGCAAGGTGAAGGAACACTTCCAACCCCTGCCCGAGGGCTTCGTTACCGTGCCGTGGGAGGATCTGACCGCCATGGAGGCGGCCATCTCCGAGCGCACGGCCGGCATCATGGTGGAGGTGGTCCAGGGCGAAGGCGGCGTGCGGCCGGCCACCCGGGAATACCTGCACGGCGTGCAGGCCCTGTGCCGCAAGCACGATATCCTGTTCCTCATCGACGAAATCCAGACTGGCCTGGGCCGCACGGGCCGGCTCTTCGGGTTCCAGCATCACGATCTGCAGCCGGATCTCGTCACCATGGCCAAGGGCCTGGCCAACGGCTTGCCCATGGGTGCGCTGCTGGCCACGGACGAGGCCGCTTCCGGCTTTGCCCCTGGCAGCCATGCCACCACCTTCGGCGGTGGGCCGGTGGTGAGCGTGGTGGCGCTCAAGGTTTTGGAAATCCTCGAAAAGGAACGGCTGGTGGAACGCAGCGCCAAGCTGGGCGAGCGCTTCAAGGCCCGGTTCCTGGAGATTCGGGACCGCCTGCCCGATAAAATTGCCCAGGTCCGCGGACTGGGGCTGATGCTCGGCATTGAGCTGACTGCCCCGGCCGGCCCGGTCTGGACAAAGCTCCTGGAGGCCGGCTTCCTGTGCAACGTGACGCAAGACAAAGTGCTGCGCCTGCTGCCGCCCCTGACCATTACCGAAGCCGATCTGGAAGCCTTTGCCAAGGCCCTGGAAGAGGCGCTGACCGACGTATAG
- a CDS encoding VOC family protein, whose protein sequence is MQPRISMITLGVADLDRATRFYEEGLGLPRMPFEGRISFFSLQGTWLALYDRATLAEDALLPPGMVRPLEEGGFSGVTLSHNVSSKAEADAVLARAVAAGARLLKPAQDVFWGGYSGYFADPDGHLWEVAWNPHCWIGPPAMPPDAA, encoded by the coding sequence ATGCAGCCACGCATCAGCATGATCACCCTGGGCGTCGCGGACCTGGACCGCGCCACCCGGTTCTATGAAGAAGGCCTGGGCCTGCCCCGGATGCCCTTTGAAGGACGGATCAGCTTTTTCTCCCTGCAGGGGACCTGGCTGGCCCTGTACGACCGCGCCACCCTGGCCGAGGACGCGTTGCTGCCTCCCGGCATGGTGCGGCCCCTGGAGGAGGGCGGCTTCTCCGGCGTCACCCTCTCGCACAACGTCTCCAGCAAGGCGGAGGCGGATGCCGTGCTGGCCCGGGCCGTGGCGGCGGGGGCGCGGTTGCTCAAGCCGGCGCAGGACGTCTTTTGGGGCGGCTATTCCGGCTATTTTGCCGATCCCGACGGCCATCTCTGGGAAGTGGCCTGGAATCCGCATTGCTGGATCGGACCGCCGGCCATGCCGCCGGACGCGGCGTAG
- a CDS encoding glycosyltransferase codes for MLETRASSTPALPGVLHHSFLERRGGAARVADLLCAGMQCQGVETARSFEIVQSEAGQRWMDDWHGDWFAALEAAIRRGWLLHLHGSGDWLGLLERLLPLASKVCITFHDMRLATGGCVFPTDCPGLDRACADPCPRGLPDTAARRQHAAALLHRLQPLALCPSQWGCDLLRQAIPGLAPRLAPNGIPWPAALPDKRAAKQAIGLSPAARLAVFVAHGGEAAGVKAGDTWLRLWDRIKQAAPQAVGYLIGGTAHSRQGDLVRWPYLESEALSRMFAAADCLVYPSWADNHPLTVLEAMAQGCPVTAWAAGGIAEMVIPDATGKLLPVGDLDGLAREAAALLTHPSHGRQLAMAAHRAGLRHFAADGMTRAVLRLLAQQFGQESGNKPNL; via the coding sequence ATGTTGGAAACACGCGCGAGTTCCACGCCGGCGCTGCCCGGCGTCCTGCATCACAGCTTCCTGGAGCGCCGCGGCGGTGCGGCCCGTGTGGCGGATCTGCTCTGCGCGGGCATGCAGTGCCAGGGCGTGGAGACGGCGCGATCCTTCGAGATCGTCCAGAGCGAGGCCGGCCAACGCTGGATGGATGACTGGCACGGGGACTGGTTCGCGGCCCTGGAAGCGGCGATCCGTCGCGGATGGCTCCTGCACCTGCACGGCAGCGGCGACTGGCTGGGCCTGCTGGAACGGCTCCTGCCCCTGGCCTCGAAGGTGTGCATCACGTTTCACGACATGCGCCTGGCCACGGGCGGCTGTGTCTTTCCCACGGATTGCCCCGGCCTGGACCGTGCCTGCGCCGATCCCTGCCCCCGCGGCCTGCCGGACACCGCCGCCCGACGGCAACACGCCGCGGCGTTGCTGCACCGGCTCCAGCCCCTGGCCCTGTGCCCGTCCCAGTGGGGCTGCGACCTGCTGCGGCAGGCCATTCCCGGCCTGGCTCCCCGGCTGGCTCCCAATGGCATCCCCTGGCCCGCCGCCCTGCCGGACAAACGTGCGGCCAAACAGGCCATCGGCCTCTCCCCCGCGGCGCGGCTGGCCGTGTTCGTGGCCCATGGCGGCGAGGCTGCCGGCGTGAAGGCCGGCGACACCTGGCTGCGCCTGTGGGACCGCATCAAGCAGGCCGCGCCACAGGCCGTGGGGTATCTGATCGGCGGGACTGCCCACAGCCGCCAGGGCGACCTGGTACGCTGGCCCTATCTGGAATCCGAGGCGTTGAGCCGGATGTTCGCCGCGGCGGACTGTCTGGTGTACCCGTCCTGGGCAGACAATCATCCGCTGACGGTGCTGGAAGCCATGGCCCAGGGCTGCCCGGTGACGGCCTGGGCGGCCGGCGGCATTGCAGAGATGGTAATCCCGGATGCCACCGGCAAGCTGTTGCCCGTGGGGGATCTGGACGGCTTGGCGAGGGAGGCGGCGGCGCTGCTGACGCACCCGTCGCACGGCCGGCAGCTGGCCATGGCGGCCCACCGGGCCGGGCTCAGGCACTTTGCGGCAGACGGCATGACACGCGCCGTGCTGCGGCTGCTGGCGCAGCAGTTTGGACAGGAAAGTGGGAATAAGCCGAATCTGTAG
- a CDS encoding OmpA family protein: MRRMAAGVALAVVILCCLGLRQADAVAAGGGRPVAGSSMRLEAPWDFTYKANLSTVRQTLQAVRDEMERSPTARLEIIGHTWNRGGDLLNRRLSARQAELLKEQLVREFGVPAARIAARGMGADEPLPGRTARDADNRRLELLVHDRRPIVPMVQGETSPAGPITPITPITPVTTGTPGTPGTPGTPITTGTTGTTGAVGTPAAAPAFCSPLGAGGPSSLTLYFALGRNTIHPDSVDTLRQTASLLQGWPQARATLVGHADNRGDPARNITLSRTRAETVRQALHAAFGIPLDRMCVEGAGDAFPVADNLTAEGRARNRRVEVLLHGIGEAMACALPSATPTPATAPTPPTPPAATSQGVPVPPATPRLFVVEGEVLAAGPTADRYFIEISVHKCALWLYERQPDGGRRLVKQYTVATARNGMDHPEGLGYVTKIDKNPWWYPTPDMKRRAAAKGRALSPVPPGRKGNPMGAVKIHLSHGPTYRIHGTNRPDQIGRRVSLGCIRMFNQDALELANLIDVGAEVNVLF; this comes from the coding sequence ATGCGTCGAATGGCAGCCGGCGTGGCGCTGGCGGTGGTGATCCTTTGTTGTCTTGGCCTGCGGCAGGCGGATGCCGTGGCGGCTGGCGGGGGACGTCCCGTCGCCGGCAGCAGCATGCGCCTTGAAGCGCCCTGGGACTTTACCTACAAGGCCAACCTGTCCACGGTGCGGCAGACGCTGCAGGCCGTGCGGGACGAGATGGAACGCTCGCCCACGGCGCGGCTGGAGATCATCGGCCACACCTGGAACCGCGGCGGGGATTTGCTTAATCGGCGCCTTTCAGCCCGTCAGGCGGAGCTGCTCAAGGAGCAGTTGGTGCGCGAATTCGGCGTGCCTGCAGCACGCATCGCCGCCCGGGGCATGGGGGCGGATGAGCCCCTGCCGGGACGCACGGCACGCGATGCGGACAACCGCCGTCTGGAACTTCTGGTGCATGATCGTCGTCCCATTGTTCCGATGGTCCAGGGGGAGACTTCCCCGGCCGGACCCATCACGCCCATCACGCCCATCACGCCCGTCACGACTGGCACGCCAGGCACGCCAGGCACGCCAGGCACGCCCATCACGACTGGCACGACTGGCACGACTGGCGCAGTAGGCACACCGGCTGCAGCGCCCGCGTTCTGCTCCCCCCTCGGCGCTGGCGGTCCTTCTTCCCTGACGCTCTATTTCGCCCTGGGCCGCAACACCATCCATCCGGATTCGGTAGACACCCTCAGACAGACCGCCTCCCTGCTGCAGGGCTGGCCCCAGGCCCGCGCCACGCTGGTGGGCCATGCGGATAACCGCGGCGACCCGGCGCGCAACATCACCCTGTCCCGCACCCGGGCAGAGACCGTGCGTCAGGCCCTGCACGCGGCCTTCGGCATCCCCCTGGACCGCATGTGCGTGGAGGGTGCGGGAGACGCGTTCCCCGTGGCAGACAACCTCACCGCTGAAGGTCGGGCCCGCAACCGCCGGGTGGAGGTGCTGCTGCACGGCATCGGGGAGGCCATGGCCTGCGCCCTGCCCTCCGCAACTCCGACACCTGCGACGGCGCCAACACCCCCGACACCGCCGGCTGCAACCAGTCAGGGCGTCCCCGTCCCCCCGGCCACACCGCGCCTCTTCGTGGTGGAGGGCGAAGTCCTGGCCGCCGGCCCCACGGCGGATCGATATTTCATTGAAATCAGCGTCCACAAGTGTGCCCTCTGGCTGTACGAACGCCAGCCCGACGGCGGCCGCAGGCTCGTCAAGCAATACACGGTGGCCACGGCCAGAAACGGCATGGACCATCCCGAGGGGCTGGGGTACGTGACCAAGATCGACAAGAACCCCTGGTGGTATCCCACGCCGGACATGAAGCGCCGTGCCGCAGCCAAGGGACGGGCCCTCAGCCCAGTGCCTCCGGGCCGCAAGGGCAACCCCATGGGCGCGGTGAAGATCCATCTTTCCCATGGTCCAACCTACCGAATCCATGGCACAAACAGACCGGATCAAATCGGCAGGCGCGTCTCCCTGGGCTGCATCCGCATGTTCAACCAGGATGCCCTGGAGCTGGCGAACCTCATCGACGTGGGCGCGGAGGTGAATGTGCTCTTTTAG
- the argH gene encoding argininosuccinate lyase, whose product MNGQAGKLWGGRFEGESLQAVEAFTESVSFDNALAFHDIRGSQAHARMLAAQGVISSDDAASIVAGLDQIRGEIERGEFVWRVEREDVHMNIEARLTELVGDAGKRLHTGRSRNDQVALDFRLFVDERLADWARLLKAVIRSFLAQAREHVETLLPGCTHFQPAQPVTLAQHLLAYAWMFSRDIERIEDCRKRVQISPLGAGALAGTTYPLNPLAVAQDLGWERAFANSMDAVSDRDFVLESLFIGSVVMAHLSRLSEEIILWAAPQFGFVTLPDAYATGSSIMPQKKNPDVAELTRGKTGRVYGDLMSLLTTVKGLPMTYNRDLQEDKEPFIDCDRTVSMSLTMAAGMVAALVYKPEPMAAALKKGFLNATELADYLVTKGLPFRDAHEVTGKLVKMAEVRGVGLEDLPLAEMQLQSALIEADVYPVLDCRAAVERRKIPGGPGRASVLHQIATLTALAAE is encoded by the coding sequence ATGAACGGACAGGCCGGCAAACTCTGGGGCGGCCGCTTCGAAGGCGAAAGCCTGCAGGCCGTGGAAGCGTTCACGGAATCCGTCTCCTTTGACAACGCCCTGGCATTCCACGATATCCGCGGATCCCAGGCCCATGCGCGCATGCTGGCTGCACAGGGTGTCATCTCCAGTGACGATGCCGCCAGCATCGTCGCCGGGCTGGACCAGATCCGCGGCGAGATCGAACGCGGCGAATTCGTCTGGCGTGTGGAGCGCGAAGACGTCCACATGAACATCGAAGCCCGGCTCACCGAACTGGTGGGCGATGCCGGCAAGCGCCTGCACACCGGCCGTTCCCGCAACGATCAGGTAGCCCTGGACTTCCGGCTCTTTGTGGATGAACGGCTGGCGGACTGGGCACGGCTGCTCAAGGCCGTCATCCGCTCCTTCCTGGCCCAGGCCAGGGAACATGTGGAGACCCTGCTGCCCGGCTGCACGCACTTTCAGCCGGCCCAGCCCGTGACCCTGGCCCAGCACCTGCTGGCCTACGCCTGGATGTTTTCCAGGGATATCGAGCGGATAGAAGACTGTCGCAAGCGCGTGCAGATATCGCCCCTGGGCGCTGGCGCCCTGGCCGGCACCACCTATCCCCTGAATCCCCTGGCCGTGGCGCAGGATCTGGGCTGGGAGCGCGCCTTCGCCAACTCCATGGACGCCGTGTCGGACCGGGATTTCGTGCTGGAATCGTTGTTCATCGGCAGCGTGGTCATGGCGCATCTCTCCAGGCTCTCGGAGGAAATCATCCTCTGGGCCGCGCCGCAGTTCGGCTTTGTGACCCTGCCGGACGCCTACGCCACCGGCTCGTCCATCATGCCGCAAAAGAAGAACCCGGACGTGGCCGAGCTGACCCGCGGCAAAACCGGCCGCGTGTACGGCGATCTCATGAGCCTGCTGACCACGGTCAAGGGCCTGCCCATGACCTACAACCGGGATCTGCAGGAAGACAAGGAACCCTTTATTGACTGCGACCGCACCGTGTCCATGAGCCTGACCATGGCCGCGGGCATGGTGGCTGCCCTGGTATACAAGCCGGAGCCCATGGCCGCCGCCCTCAAGAAAGGCTTCCTGAACGCCACGGAACTGGCCGACTATCTGGTCACCAAGGGCCTGCCCTTCCGCGACGCCCACGAAGTCACGGGCAAGCTGGTGAAGATGGCCGAGGTCCGCGGCGTGGGCCTGGAAGATCTGCCCCTGGCGGAAATGCAGTTGCAGTCCGCCCTCATCGAGGCAGACGTCTACCCCGTGCTGGATTGCCGCGCCGCCGTGGAGCGGCGGAAAATTCCCGGCGGCCCGGGCCGGGCCAGCGTGCTGCACCAGATCGCCACGCTGACGGCACTGGCTGCAGAATAG
- a CDS encoding argininosuccinate synthase — MSTIKKVVLAYSGGLDTSIILKWLTIQYNCEVITCTADLGQEEELDGLEQKALSTGASKAYVDDLQEEFARDFVFPMLRAGAVYEGRYLLGTSIARPCIAKRLVEIAQAEGAQAISHGATGKGNDQVRFELTAMALAPQLQVIAPWREWTMQSRTELLAFATEHGIPMGASKASLYSIDRNLLHCSFEGGELEDPWNEPAEASHCTTTPIALAPNQPEVVEIDFEKGDPVAINGVRLSPAALMKQLNTIAGKHGVGRINMVENRFVGMKSRGVYETPAGTVLQLARRDLEGLTMDREVMHLRDSLIQRYAECVYYGFWYAPEREALQALMDKAAETVTGTVRVSLCKGHVQTLGRKSPFSLYDANLATFEKDTVYNQADATGFIRLQGLRLKAWKKQREAGSK; from the coding sequence ATGTCTACCATCAAGAAAGTCGTGCTCGCCTACTCCGGCGGGCTGGACACGTCCATCATTCTCAAATGGCTCACCATCCAGTACAACTGCGAGGTGATTACCTGCACTGCGGACCTGGGCCAGGAAGAAGAGCTGGACGGCCTGGAGCAAAAGGCCCTCTCCACCGGGGCCTCCAAGGCCTATGTGGATGATCTGCAGGAAGAATTCGCCCGCGATTTCGTCTTCCCCATGCTGCGCGCCGGCGCGGTGTACGAAGGCCGGTACCTGCTGGGCACCTCCATCGCCCGGCCCTGCATCGCCAAGCGGCTGGTGGAAATCGCCCAGGCCGAAGGCGCCCAGGCCATTTCCCACGGCGCCACCGGCAAGGGCAACGATCAGGTGCGCTTTGAGCTCACGGCCATGGCCCTTGCGCCGCAGCTGCAGGTCATCGCGCCCTGGCGGGAATGGACCATGCAATCGCGCACCGAGCTGCTGGCCTTCGCCACGGAGCACGGCATCCCCATGGGCGCCAGCAAGGCATCCCTCTACTCCATAGACCGCAACCTGCTCCACTGCTCCTTTGAAGGCGGCGAACTGGAAGACCCCTGGAACGAGCCGGCCGAGGCTTCCCATTGCACCACCACGCCCATCGCCCTGGCTCCGAATCAGCCCGAGGTGGTGGAGATCGACTTCGAGAAAGGCGATCCCGTGGCCATCAACGGCGTGCGCCTGAGCCCGGCCGCCCTGATGAAGCAGCTCAACACCATCGCCGGCAAGCACGGCGTGGGCCGCATCAACATGGTGGAAAACCGCTTCGTGGGCATGAAGAGCCGCGGCGTGTACGAAACCCCCGCCGGCACCGTGCTGCAGCTGGCCCGCCGCGATCTGGAAGGCCTGACCATGGACCGCGAGGTGATGCACCTGCGCGACAGCCTCATCCAGCGCTACGCCGAATGCGTGTACTACGGCTTCTGGTACGCCCCCGAACGCGAGGCCCTGCAGGCCCTCATGGACAAGGCCGCCGAGACCGTCACCGGCACCGTGCGCGTCTCCCTGTGCAAGGGCCACGTCCAGACCCTGGGCCGCAAGTCCCCCTTCTCCCTGTATGACGCCAACCTGGCCACCTTCGAGAAGGATACGGTCTACAATCAGGCCGACGCCACCGGCTTTATCCGGCTGCAGGGCCTGCGCCTGAAGGCCTGGAAAAAGCAGCGCGAGGCAGGCAGCAAGTGA
- the argF gene encoding ornithine carbamoyltransferase: MTKHYLSMLDMDPETARAVLDRALEMKRTRHRSRLLDGKIIALLFEKASTRTRLSFEVAVRHLGGEALFLSSRETQLGRNEPVRDFARVVSRYLDGLVVRTYAQQTLDELVAFATIPVVNALSDQFHPCQTLSDLLTVYERRPDLENLVIAWVGDGNNMANSWMNAAALFPFTLRMATPHGFEPSADVLARSQRLGAKIELGNDPVAAVTGAHFVNTDVWVSMGQDDPEGAKRSAFEPFQVNDTLMAHAAEGAMFMHCLPAHRSEEVTEAVFESNISIVWDQAENRLHTQKAILEWIFTQD, translated from the coding sequence ATGACCAAGCACTATCTTTCCATGCTGGACATGGATCCTGAAACCGCCAGAGCCGTGCTTGACCGCGCCCTGGAGATGAAGCGCACGCGCCACCGCAGCCGGCTGCTGGACGGCAAGATCATCGCCTTGCTTTTCGAAAAAGCCTCCACCAGGACCCGGCTCTCCTTCGAAGTGGCCGTGCGCCACCTTGGCGGGGAGGCCCTGTTTCTGTCCTCCCGCGAGACCCAGCTAGGCCGCAACGAGCCTGTGCGGGATTTCGCCCGCGTGGTCTCCCGCTACCTGGATGGCCTGGTGGTGCGCACCTATGCCCAGCAGACCCTGGACGAGCTGGTGGCCTTCGCCACCATTCCCGTGGTCAACGCCCTTTCGGACCAGTTCCACCCCTGCCAGACCCTCTCGGATCTGCTGACCGTCTACGAACGCCGGCCGGATTTGGAAAATCTCGTCATCGCCTGGGTGGGAGACGGCAACAACATGGCCAACTCCTGGATGAACGCCGCCGCCCTGTTTCCCTTCACCCTCCGGATGGCCACACCGCACGGCTTCGAGCCCTCGGCAGACGTGCTGGCCCGGTCCCAGCGTCTGGGGGCGAAGATCGAACTGGGGAACGATCCCGTGGCGGCCGTGACCGGCGCGCACTTCGTCAATACCGACGTCTGGGTCTCCATGGGCCAGGATGACCCCGAGGGAGCCAAACGCAGCGCCTTCGAGCCCTTCCAGGTGAACGACACCCTCATGGCCCACGCCGCCGAGGGCGCCATGTTCATGCACTGCCTGCCGGCCCACCGCAGCGAGGAAGTGACCGAGGCTGTGTTCGAAAGCAACATTTCCATTGTCTGGGATCAGGCCGAAAACCGCCTGCATACCCAAAAAGCCATCCTTGAGTGGATTTTCACCCAAGACTAG
- a CDS encoding ATP-binding protein, whose amino-acid sequence MHDHRPGARTKASICIRELVEPATVVSPELPIRDVKTRLDDEPISCLVVAVERKPVGLVMSLHLDRALSQQYGVALYHKKPVSYVMDPEPLIIDGETPVEMVAGMAMSREKIKIYDHIIVTEQTLLTGIVSVQELLLTLAAMQNKRTMELVEMTGQLQKEVEDRQKAEHALLKSKKATEYMHQQLAKAYDRLREVDKMKTDFLSTVSHELRTPLTSVLGFAEMVQLKLEEVIFPKMDPEDKKAQRAINTVSRNVAIIHKESRRLTALINDVLDIAKMEAGKIEWKSLPLAVPEICRQAADATMALFARKHLQLRMEVQRDLPELLGDPDRLVQVVINLLSNAVKFTDAGHVTLRARLDKGMIRVDVQDTGMGIRPEDKDKVFEKFKQVGDTLTDKPTGTGLGLTICKQIVEHHGGAIWVESEPGQGATFSFTLPLEGHNQPKIKKYNLDDVLKRIHDHIRHSPQGPDGDEKLVLVVDDDESIREYMRQLLEENNYQVMEAEDGLQALELLQTHRPALVILDVQMPHMTGLDVAAAMKKNPALAYIPIVIHSVEGNMEEGYKIGVDRYFTKPVMQKVFLQEVSELVAARPSNKKIMVVDESAAKVQAFSQVLTTQGYTVIEAMNVEACCRLAEQEKPVIIVVNALLARRHDLVKTLRFEKGLEGIYFILIGEARKAALPGQEAHRPGVQA is encoded by the coding sequence ATGCACGACCATCGTCCAGGAGCCAGAACCAAGGCGTCCATCTGCATTCGCGAACTGGTGGAGCCTGCCACCGTGGTGTCGCCGGAACTGCCCATCCGCGACGTCAAGACCAGGCTGGACGACGAGCCCATCAGCTGCCTGGTGGTGGCAGTGGAGCGCAAGCCTGTGGGGCTGGTGATGAGCCTGCACCTGGATCGCGCCTTGTCCCAGCAGTACGGCGTGGCCTTGTACCACAAAAAGCCCGTGTCCTACGTCATGGATCCCGAGCCGCTGATCATCGACGGGGAAACCCCCGTGGAGATGGTGGCCGGCATGGCCATGAGCCGGGAAAAAATCAAGATTTACGATCATATCATCGTCACGGAGCAGACGCTGCTCACGGGCATTGTCTCGGTGCAGGAACTGCTGCTCACCCTGGCCGCCATGCAGAACAAGCGGACCATGGAGCTTGTGGAGATGACCGGGCAGCTTCAAAAGGAAGTGGAGGACCGGCAAAAGGCGGAGCATGCCTTGCTGAAGTCCAAGAAAGCCACGGAATACATGCACCAGCAGTTGGCCAAGGCCTACGACCGCCTGCGGGAAGTGGACAAGATGAAGACGGACTTCCTCTCCACCGTCTCGCATGAGCTCAGAACCCCCCTCACCAGTGTGCTGGGCTTTGCGGAAATGGTGCAGCTGAAACTGGAGGAAGTCATCTTCCCCAAGATGGACCCGGAAGACAAGAAGGCGCAGCGGGCCATTAACACCGTGAGCCGCAACGTGGCCATCATCCACAAGGAGTCCAGACGGTTGACGGCCCTCATCAACGATGTGCTGGACATTGCCAAGATGGAGGCCGGCAAGATCGAATGGAAGAGCCTGCCCCTGGCCGTGCCGGAAATCTGCCGGCAGGCGGCGGATGCCACCATGGCGCTGTTTGCCAGGAAGCATCTGCAGCTGCGCATGGAGGTGCAGCGCGATCTGCCGGAACTGCTGGGGGATCCGGATCGTCTGGTGCAGGTGGTCATCAATTTGCTGTCCAATGCCGTCAAGTTCACCGACGCCGGCCACGTGACTCTGCGCGCCCGGCTGGACAAGGGCATGATCCGCGTGGACGTGCAGGATACGGGCATGGGCATTCGCCCCGAGGACAAGGACAAGGTGTTCGAGAAGTTCAAGCAGGTGGGGGACACCCTCACGGACAAGCCCACCGGCACCGGCCTGGGGCTGACCATCTGCAAGCAGATTGTGGAGCATCACGGCGGGGCCATCTGGGTGGAATCCGAACCCGGCCAGGGAGCCACGTTCTCCTTCACCCTGCCCCTGGAAGGACACAACCAGCCCAAGATCAAAAAATACAATCTGGATGACGTGCTCAAGCGCATCCACGACCACATCCGCCACAGCCCCCAGGGGCCGGACGGGGACGAAAAGCTCGTCCTGGTGGTGGACGACGACGAAAGCATCCGCGAATACATGCGCCAACTGCTGGAAGAAAACAACTACCAGGTGATGGAGGCCGAGGACGGTCTGCAGGCCCTGGAGCTGTTGCAGACGCACCGGCCCGCCCTGGTGATCCTGGACGTGCAGATGCCGCACATGACCGGGCTGGACGTGGCCGCGGCCATGAAAAAGAATCCCGCCCTGGCGTACATCCCCATCGTCATCCATTCCGTGGAGGGCAACATGGAGGAGGGCTACAAGATCGGGGTGGACCGATACTTCACCAAGCCGGTGATGCAGAAGGTCTTCCTGCAGGAAGTCTCGGAGCTGGTGGCCGCGCGGCCGTCCAACAAGAAAATCATGGTGGTGGATGAAAGCGCCGCCAAGGTCCAGGCCTTTTCCCAGGTGCTCACGACCCAGGGATACACGGTCATCGAGGCCATGAACGTGGAGGCGTGTTGCCGTCTGGCCGAGCAGGAAAAGCCGGTCATCATCGTCGTCAATGCGCTGCTTGCCCGGCGGCACGATCTGGTGAAGACCCTGCGCTTTGAAAAAGGGCTGGAAGGCATCTATTTCATCCTTATCGGCGAAGCCAGGAAGGCGGCTCTGCCCGGGCAGGAGGCGCACCGCCCCGGAGTGCAGGCATGA